One region of Mycobacterium riyadhense genomic DNA includes:
- a CDS encoding DUF4194 domain-containing protein, protein MSNEHAIASAIIRLMQGVVYRESDEDTWLTLERSGAGVRDHFGTIGVDVVVDDAEGYAYLRSRPSEDGDEVLPRLVRRRALTYNVSLLLVLLRKRLVEFETTGGEGRLVLTTDQIVEMLRLFQAESTNDARVVEQAEATVKKAAELGFLRQLRGQRDQWEVRRILKAYVDAQTLSDFSAKLREYAGAVANDE, encoded by the coding sequence ATGAGCAACGAGCATGCAATCGCCAGCGCCATCATCCGGTTGATGCAAGGGGTCGTCTACCGCGAGTCGGACGAGGACACCTGGCTGACGCTGGAACGTTCGGGCGCTGGCGTGCGAGACCATTTCGGCACCATCGGCGTCGACGTGGTGGTCGATGACGCCGAGGGCTACGCCTATCTTCGCTCCCGGCCGTCCGAAGACGGCGATGAGGTGCTGCCGCGTCTGGTGCGCAGGCGGGCACTGACGTACAACGTCAGCCTGCTCCTGGTGCTGTTGCGCAAACGGCTCGTCGAGTTCGAGACGACAGGCGGTGAGGGTCGATTGGTTCTCACCACCGACCAGATCGTTGAGATGCTGCGGCTTTTCCAGGCTGAGTCCACGAACGACGCACGAGTCGTGGAGCAGGCGGAGGCGACGGTCAAGAAGGCCGCCGAACTCGGCTTCTTGCGTCAGTTGCGCGGTCAACGCGACCAGTGGGAGGTACGGCGAATCCTCAAGGCGTACGTCGACGCCCAGACCCTGTCAGACTTTTCGGCCAAGCTGCGCGAGTACGCGGGAGCGGTGGCCAACGATGAGTGA
- a CDS encoding ATP-binding protein, protein MSETPSSTVELGDTRRAGYRLQGAEVLNWGTFDSQVWRFTPNTDTALLTGDIGSGKSTIVDAITTLLVPSHRAAYNKAAGADARERTLRSYVEGHYKSERNEATGKSRAKGLRENGRTYSVILGVFTNHGYDETVTLAQVFQQRESTGQPYRFFVTATKELSIASDFADFGSDLRDLRKRLRAAGADIFDEFPKYATSLRRLLGIRSEQALELFHQTVSMKSVGNLNDFVRDHMLEPSDSTDRVRDIIAHFEDLTKAHDAVKRAREQLDALEPVVQTAAKYDAALAERDTRERERSAARLYIAELRSKLLAGEIERLETQGSALWREQDAAEAKQQKLNHERESLIEERAKAGGDRIGELERLATEARVQAETRRRTRTLFDAAVSDAGLDPVADSEEFAALSALVSAERSRLAAAKRDVDAASADAIGRERELQRKCDVIAEELASLEQRTSNLPVEQVEVRAELCAALRLTPEDLPYAGELLDVFDEHSDWRGAAERVLRGFALSLLVPQQHYDAVAAWVNGRRLTFHGRGGKVIGAKLVYERVSRQRVRLQPPEHDGLLLAECVDVKDGPFREYLVNELTKRADFRCTASLEEFRSQRRAVTREGQVRSGERHEKDDRHRVDDPRRWVLGWANERKIAALRTELAELEVERETAETQLARLTEQGQALQGKLDALLRVEGFRSWLDLDVDEAETRASEHDAERIRLQTGSSRLEEITHALNRNAEQAVAVAELIKKLTGRLATTAAEKTQAEQDKRRDDEFIEAQPEQELVTARASYAALDERLGQHRPTRAADCAETETSLSADLHRRIEKLTRELGGYGQNLGQYMAEVLRRWPELRADMDANVEARHDFLAFRERVATDDLPRFESEFKEQLNKNAIQELAGFNNWLNRQASVIDERVHRINEALGAVPYNPGHFIKLEKEPTTNQDVAQFRSDLRNLTNDSLAVDGDQYSEQRFLDVKRIIERFRGRDGYAEADKNWTRRVTDVRNWFVFSASERDVETDLEWEHYSDSDGKSGGQKEKLAYTILAASLAYQFGLEWGAEQSRDFRFAVIDEAFGRGSDVSTRYALDLFATLGLQLLIITPLQKVHVIEPYVKAIGFVDNPTGTYSRLQTMTIEEYRKRRDGRRP, encoded by the coding sequence ATGAGTGAAACACCCTCTTCCACGGTCGAACTCGGTGATACGCGACGGGCGGGCTACCGCTTGCAGGGCGCGGAGGTGTTGAACTGGGGCACGTTCGACTCCCAGGTCTGGCGGTTCACTCCCAACACCGATACCGCGCTGCTAACCGGTGACATCGGCTCGGGCAAGTCGACGATCGTCGACGCAATCACCACGTTATTGGTGCCGTCCCACAGGGCCGCCTATAACAAGGCCGCCGGTGCCGACGCCAGGGAACGCACCCTGCGCTCGTACGTTGAGGGCCACTACAAGTCGGAGCGAAACGAGGCCACCGGGAAATCCCGCGCCAAGGGGCTGCGCGAGAACGGGCGAACATACTCGGTGATTCTCGGGGTCTTCACCAACCATGGCTACGACGAGACGGTCACCTTGGCCCAGGTTTTCCAGCAGCGCGAGAGCACCGGACAGCCCTACCGGTTCTTCGTCACCGCTACAAAAGAACTGTCGATCGCGTCGGACTTCGCCGACTTTGGTTCCGATCTGCGTGATCTGCGTAAGCGGCTGCGTGCCGCCGGAGCGGACATCTTCGACGAATTCCCCAAGTACGCAACCTCGTTGCGTCGGCTACTTGGAATCCGATCGGAGCAAGCACTCGAGCTGTTCCACCAAACCGTCTCGATGAAGTCGGTTGGCAACCTCAACGACTTCGTGCGTGACCACATGCTGGAACCGAGCGATTCGACCGACCGTGTCCGCGACATCATTGCCCACTTCGAGGACCTCACCAAGGCACACGATGCGGTCAAGCGGGCGCGGGAGCAACTCGACGCTCTTGAGCCCGTAGTACAGACGGCGGCGAAGTACGACGCGGCGCTCGCCGAGCGCGACACTCGAGAGCGCGAGCGATCCGCCGCCCGGCTCTATATCGCAGAGCTTCGGTCGAAGCTGCTTGCCGGCGAGATCGAACGGCTTGAGACGCAAGGATCTGCCCTGTGGCGGGAGCAGGACGCCGCCGAAGCCAAACAACAGAAGCTCAACCATGAACGCGAATCCCTCATCGAGGAGCGCGCCAAGGCCGGCGGGGATCGGATCGGGGAGCTGGAGCGACTTGCCACTGAGGCCCGAGTCCAGGCCGAAACACGCCGTCGCACACGGACGTTGTTCGACGCCGCGGTCTCCGACGCAGGGCTGGATCCGGTCGCTGACAGCGAGGAGTTCGCGGCGCTGTCGGCGCTGGTGTCCGCCGAACGCTCGCGGCTTGCCGCCGCCAAACGAGATGTGGACGCAGCCTCTGCCGACGCGATCGGGCGTGAGCGGGAGCTACAACGGAAGTGCGACGTCATCGCCGAGGAACTCGCGAGCCTGGAGCAACGCACCAGCAACCTGCCCGTCGAGCAGGTGGAGGTGCGCGCAGAGCTGTGCGCGGCACTGCGGCTGACACCCGAGGACCTGCCTTACGCGGGCGAACTCCTCGACGTATTCGATGAGCACTCCGATTGGCGGGGCGCAGCCGAACGAGTGCTGCGTGGGTTCGCCCTCTCGCTCTTGGTGCCACAGCAGCACTACGACGCTGTCGCCGCGTGGGTGAACGGTCGACGGCTTACATTTCACGGCCGCGGTGGCAAGGTGATCGGAGCTAAGCTGGTCTACGAAAGGGTTTCCCGGCAACGGGTTCGCCTCCAGCCGCCGGAGCATGACGGGCTGCTACTAGCTGAGTGCGTCGACGTCAAGGACGGCCCGTTCCGCGAATACCTCGTTAATGAACTCACGAAACGGGCCGACTTCCGTTGTACAGCAAGTCTTGAGGAGTTCCGCAGTCAGCGGCGGGCTGTCACCCGTGAGGGTCAAGTGCGCTCCGGCGAGCGCCACGAGAAAGACGACCGCCATCGTGTCGACGACCCCCGGCGGTGGGTCCTCGGCTGGGCCAACGAACGAAAGATCGCCGCGCTGCGTACCGAGCTCGCCGAGCTAGAGGTAGAGCGCGAAACGGCCGAGACTCAGCTCGCGAGGCTCACCGAGCAGGGACAGGCTCTGCAGGGAAAACTGGACGCGCTTCTTCGTGTCGAAGGATTTCGCTCCTGGCTCGACCTTGACGTTGACGAGGCCGAGACGCGCGCGAGCGAACATGACGCCGAACGGATTCGGCTACAGACTGGCTCATCGCGACTGGAGGAGATCACCCACGCACTGAACCGCAACGCCGAGCAGGCTGTCGCCGTAGCGGAGCTGATTAAGAAACTCACTGGCAGGCTCGCCACCACGGCCGCGGAGAAAACCCAAGCAGAGCAAGACAAAAGGCGCGACGACGAATTTATTGAAGCGCAGCCGGAGCAAGAGCTGGTAACTGCCCGCGCGTCGTATGCGGCCCTCGATGAACGCCTCGGGCAACACCGTCCGACGCGCGCGGCGGACTGCGCCGAGACCGAGACGAGCTTGTCTGCCGATCTCCATCGGCGTATCGAGAAACTCACCCGGGAACTCGGCGGCTACGGACAAAACCTGGGTCAGTACATGGCTGAAGTCCTGCGCCGGTGGCCTGAGTTGCGCGCGGACATGGACGCCAATGTCGAGGCCCGCCATGACTTCCTGGCGTTCCGCGAACGTGTCGCGACCGACGATCTGCCGCGGTTCGAGAGCGAGTTCAAAGAACAGCTCAACAAGAACGCCATCCAGGAGCTGGCGGGGTTCAACAACTGGCTCAACCGGCAGGCGTCAGTGATCGACGAACGGGTCCACCGCATCAACGAGGCGCTCGGCGCGGTGCCCTACAACCCCGGTCATTTCATCAAACTGGAGAAGGAACCCACCACGAATCAGGATGTCGCCCAGTTCCGTTCAGACTTGCGCAACCTGACCAATGACAGCCTTGCAGTTGACGGCGACCAGTACTCTGAGCAGCGTTTCCTCGACGTGAAGCGGATCATCGAGCGCTTCCGCGGCCGCGATGGCTACGCCGAAGCCGACAAGAACTGGACCCGAAGGGTCACCGACGTGCGTAACTGGTTCGTCTTCTCGGCCTCCGAGCGCGACGTCGAGACCGACCTCGAGTGGGAGCACTACAGCGACTCCGACGGCAAGTCCGGGGGCCAGAAGGAGAAGCTCGCCTACACGATCCTGGCGGCGTCGCTTGCCTACCAGTTTGGGCTCGAGTGGGGTGCCGAGCAGTCACGCGACTTCCGGTTCGCGGTCATCGACGAAGCATTCGGGCGCGGTTCGGATGTCTCGACGCGCTACGCACTGGACCTCTTCGCGACGCTCGGACTGCAACTTCTCATCATCACGCCGTTGCAGAAGGTTCACGTCATCGAGCCGTACGTGAAGGCGATCGGATTCGTCGACAATCCGACCGGAACTTACTCGCGTCTGCAGACGATGACGATCGAGGAGTACCGGAAACGACGTGACGGACGGCGGCCATGA
- a CDS encoding Wadjet anti-phage system protein JetD domain-containing protein, protein MSAGWTTPDDIAARVRRRWDDGSLLRAYADGDAFEPIEVPLRGPKPSQVGDDIAAARDWVAALDAGRRDDGRYSLQWQSIGGRQIGRNRLPVRAVVSSIEQAWALLGVGSLVRRFDELLVLADQHPRVREWVVEHPHRALSLGPEMSQLIAAYVWLDGHRQSNRYLREISAPGVDTKFAERHRPVLAAMLGVSSTASGFVAGLGLRSKPGLVRLRPSPSLGFPGPTLSELAVRSEELAQLTVDPRVAVIVENEISYLSVEVPEDGVVIWGKGFEVDGVGRLRLLTGADILYWGDIDTHGFAILDRLRAWLPRARSVLMDRETLLDHRDRWVTEDRPAKSVLTRLTPDERDLYSELVGDGLGERVRLEQERIDWHWVEQRLPGVFAGHRVFGNGADG, encoded by the coding sequence ATGAGCGCCGGGTGGACGACACCAGATGACATTGCTGCCAGGGTCAGACGGCGGTGGGATGACGGGTCGCTATTGCGTGCGTACGCCGACGGTGATGCGTTTGAGCCGATCGAGGTGCCGCTTCGTGGCCCCAAGCCGTCGCAGGTCGGTGACGACATCGCCGCGGCGCGCGACTGGGTGGCTGCGCTTGACGCCGGCCGTCGTGACGACGGCCGATACTCACTTCAGTGGCAATCGATCGGTGGCAGGCAGATCGGCCGTAATCGGCTGCCTGTTCGCGCGGTGGTGTCTTCCATCGAGCAGGCTTGGGCGCTGTTGGGCGTGGGGAGCTTGGTCCGTCGTTTCGACGAGCTTCTGGTTCTCGCAGATCAACATCCGCGGGTTCGAGAGTGGGTCGTTGAGCATCCGCATCGCGCGCTTAGCCTCGGACCTGAGATGTCACAGCTGATCGCTGCCTACGTTTGGCTCGACGGTCACCGGCAATCGAATCGGTATCTGCGCGAGATCAGTGCGCCCGGCGTTGACACTAAGTTCGCCGAGAGGCACCGACCGGTTTTGGCGGCGATGCTTGGCGTTTCGTCGACAGCATCGGGATTCGTTGCGGGTCTGGGTCTTCGGTCGAAGCCGGGATTGGTTCGGCTGCGGCCCTCGCCCTCGCTGGGTTTCCCCGGCCCGACGCTCTCTGAGTTGGCGGTGCGTTCCGAAGAGTTGGCACAGCTCACGGTCGACCCGCGGGTCGCGGTCATCGTCGAGAACGAGATCAGCTATCTGAGTGTCGAGGTCCCTGAAGACGGCGTCGTGATTTGGGGCAAAGGGTTCGAAGTCGACGGGGTCGGGCGGCTGCGACTGCTGACAGGAGCCGACATCCTGTACTGGGGAGACATCGATACCCACGGATTCGCCATTCTCGACCGTCTACGGGCGTGGCTCCCACGAGCGCGCTCGGTGCTGATGGACCGTGAGACGCTGCTCGACCATCGCGACCGATGGGTGACCGAAGATCGTCCGGCCAAGTCGGTCCTCACGCGACTGACGCCTGACGAGCGGGACCTTTATTCGGAACTGGTCGGGGACGGATTGGGGGAACGAGTTCGCCTCGAACAGGAGCGAATCGACTGGCATTGGGTCGAGCAACGGCTACCAGGTGTTTTCGCTGGTCACCGGGTATTCGGCAATGGTGCAGACGGGTAG
- a CDS encoding DUF3375 domain-containing protein, with product MEYATIDALRERHPAWRLLRAGNSTLILSFLGMFFVEGNRGACPVSQVAAALDDHMYALNIEISTENGQERFPKDARSYLEDWAATGTGYLRRFYPTGDDEVHYEVTPAFEKAYAWVIGLKGRSFVGTESRLHTVVDLLRQIVHGTEVEPDVRLAELRRRRDELDAEMAAVEAGVVQVLDATGVRDRYQQLATTARELLSDFREVEENFRGLDRAAREKIAAWEGSKGELLAELVGSRSEITGSDQGRSFQAFYDFLLSESRQAELADLLAKVSTLETIEADDRIRGIHHDWSEAADRAQRTVRQISEQLRRFLDDQVWLENRRVVDLVRAVESVALELRDNPPTFGLELDQPGIEIALPFERPLYQPPAAVAVESVIPSASEEVDTDLLFTQTFIDQARLIETIRDVLPENSSALLSDVVAVHPIEQGAAEIVGYLALNDEDVAVDMDDAGETLLEYSDPADPDCTKRARLPKVTVRRR from the coding sequence GTGGAATACGCAACGATTGACGCACTGCGGGAGCGGCATCCCGCTTGGCGACTGCTGCGTGCCGGCAACTCCACGCTGATTTTGTCCTTCCTTGGGATGTTTTTCGTCGAGGGCAACCGTGGCGCCTGCCCAGTGAGCCAGGTCGCGGCCGCGTTGGACGACCACATGTACGCGCTGAACATCGAGATCTCGACCGAGAACGGGCAGGAACGGTTCCCGAAAGACGCTCGGTCCTATTTGGAGGACTGGGCGGCCACCGGCACGGGGTATCTGCGGCGGTTCTACCCAACCGGCGATGACGAAGTCCACTACGAGGTCACACCGGCGTTCGAGAAGGCATACGCGTGGGTCATTGGCCTCAAAGGCAGGTCGTTCGTGGGGACCGAGTCCAGGTTGCACACCGTGGTCGATCTGCTGCGACAGATCGTGCACGGAACCGAAGTTGAACCCGATGTCCGGCTGGCCGAATTGCGGCGCCGCCGCGACGAACTCGACGCCGAGATGGCGGCCGTCGAGGCCGGGGTTGTTCAGGTGCTGGACGCGACCGGAGTCCGCGACCGCTACCAACAGCTCGCCACCACCGCGCGGGAACTGCTCTCGGACTTTCGCGAGGTTGAAGAGAATTTCCGCGGCCTGGACCGTGCCGCGCGAGAGAAGATCGCGGCCTGGGAGGGGTCCAAGGGCGAACTGCTCGCCGAGCTGGTCGGAAGCCGCTCCGAGATCACAGGCTCAGACCAGGGTCGGAGCTTCCAAGCGTTCTACGACTTCCTTCTCTCCGAGTCGCGCCAGGCCGAACTTGCCGATCTCCTGGCCAAGGTTTCTACCCTCGAGACCATCGAAGCCGACGATCGGATTCGCGGTATTCACCACGATTGGTCTGAAGCTGCCGATCGAGCGCAGCGCACTGTCCGGCAGATATCCGAACAACTGCGCCGCTTCCTCGATGACCAGGTTTGGCTGGAGAACCGGCGTGTCGTCGACTTGGTCCGGGCAGTAGAGAGTGTTGCTCTGGAACTGCGCGACAACCCGCCGACCTTCGGGCTTGAACTCGATCAGCCAGGCATCGAGATCGCGCTTCCTTTTGAGCGTCCGCTCTATCAGCCGCCCGCGGCGGTCGCGGTGGAGAGCGTCATCCCATCGGCGTCCGAGGAGGTCGACACCGACCTTCTCTTCACGCAGACCTTCATCGACCAGGCACGCTTGATCGAGACCATCCGCGATGTTCTGCCTGAGAACTCTTCGGCTCTCTTGTCCGACGTGGTCGCGGTACACCCCATCGAGCAGGGTGCGGCAGAGATCGTCGGCTACCTCGCACTCAACGACGAGGACGTGGCGGTCGACATGGACGACGCCGGTGAGACGCTCCTGGAGTACTCCGACCCCGCCGACCCGGATTGCACCAAGCGAGCGAGGCTGCCGAAGGTGACGGTGCGGCGACGATGA